A single Oncorhynchus masou masou isolate Uvic2021 unplaced genomic scaffold, UVic_Omas_1.1 unplaced_scaffold_6955, whole genome shotgun sequence DNA region contains:
- the LOC135537004 gene encoding prostatic spermine-binding protein-like — MMMMITKTASVMMITKTTTVIKMMTIIKTTTLMMMMDDDDDDDDNNCDDDVDDDDHQDNNSDDDDDHQDSNSDDDDYHQDNNCGGDDDDDDDDHQDNTSGDDDDDDDHLDNNSGDDDRDDDDDDDDDDDDDVDDDDDHQDNNCGDDDDDDDDDDDHQYNTSGDDNDDDDHLDNNSGDDDDDDNNDDDDDYQDNSDDHQDSKSDDDDDDHQDTSSDIDDDDNHQDNISCDDDDDFK; from the exons atgatgatgatgatcaccaaGACAGCAAGTGTGATGATGATCACCAAGACAACAACAGTGATCAAGATGATGACGATCAtcaagacaacaacattgatgatgatgatggatgatgatgatgatgatgatg ACAACAactgtgatgatgatgttgatgatgatgatcaccaagacaacaacagtgatgatgatgatgatcaccaagacagcaacagtgatgatgatgattatcaCCAAGACAACAactgtggtggtgatgatgatgatgatgatgatgatcaccaagacaacaccagtggtgatgatgatgatgatgatgatcacctAGACAACAACAGTGGTGATGATGACCGAGa tgatgatgatgatgatgatgatgatgatg atgatgatgttgatgatgatgacgatcaccaagacaacaactgtggtgatgatgatgatgatgatgatgatgatgatgatcaccaaTACAACACCAgtggtgatgataatgatgatgatgatcacctAGACAACaacagtggtgatgatgatgatgatg ACAacaacgatgatgatgatgattaccaAGACAACAGTGATGATCACCAAGACAGCaaaagtgatgatgatgatgatgatcaccaagacaccagcagtgatattgatgatgatgataatcacCAAGACAACAtcagttgtgatgatgatgatgacttcAAGTGA